ACCTGGACATCTTTGTCAACCTTCACCAACACGACCTTATCCATATTTAAATGAGAACCCGTTTCCATTAAAAGCGGAACATCGAAAATAATGACGGCGTCTGAATTCCCCCCCCTGATGGCCTTCTCTTCTTTTTTTTGCATTTTAAAAACTTCGGGGTGAACGATGGCATTAAGTATTTTCCTCTTTTCCGGATCTGAAAATACAATTTTACCGAGGTGAGGGCGGTCGATTCCTCCTTTTTTATTCAAACATTCGATCCCAAAGGTTTTGACGATTCGTCTGTATGCGGGCATTCCTTTTTCGACGACCTGGCGGGCTATTTTATCTGCGTCGATAATTTCCGCTCCCAGGGTTTTAAACATTTTTGCGATCGTGCTTTTCCCGGAAGCGACGCCTCCGGTAAGCCCGACTTTGATGACTGAATCCTTTTGATTTTTTCTCAATGCTACGGCCTTTCTATCTGGCCTATCTATAACATCCCGAACATCCCGGCGGAAGTTAAAATGACGATATTTTACGGGATTTTCCTCTAATCGTTATTTGACGGTTAAGGGGCCCTTTGATAAACTTAAATCAACGCAATACTGAAATAAAAATATACAAAAATTATAGAAAAATCAACTATTTATAGTGAAGCATCTGGCTTTGCCAGTGACGGACTTTGGAATGGTCGTAGTTAGACCGAGCGAAACGTGGGGTTTGGGGGCATTGAGAGTGAATTTCTCGAAGGCCCCCGAATAGAAATAGAGGAGCACATGAGTATAGATAAAAGGATTGGATTATTAGTTGAAAACATTGAAAAAATAGTAACCGGGAAGGCAGAGGCAGTCAAAATGGCGATTGTCACTCTTTTGGCGAAAGGGCATCTATTGATTGAGGATGTGCCCGGGGTAGGAAAAACAACTCTGGCAGAAGCCCTTTCTCGTTCGATCGATTGTTCTTTTAAACGGATTCAATTTACAAGCGATCTGCTCCCTTCTGATATCTTGGGCGTTTCGATTTACAATCAACAAAAACATCAATTTGAATTTACCCCCGGGCCCATATTCTCAAACATTATTCTGGCTGATGAAATTAATCGGACGACGCCCAAAACCCAGAGCTGTTTGCTGGAATCGATGAGTGAAGCCAAGGTTTCGATCGAAAATAAAACCTTTTCTCTCCCCCAGCCGTTTATGGTGGTTGCCACCCAAAATCCCATTGAATATCAAGGGACTTATCCCTTGCCGGAGTCACAGCTAGACCGGTTTTTGTTATGCCTTACGATGGGGTACCCCTCCAAACAAGACGAAAAGAAAATTCTGATATCCCAGATTTTTTCTCATCCGGTTGATCACCTGAAGCCGGTATTGACGAGCAGGGATGTGCTGGAGCTGCAGGAAAGGGTTTTGGAGGTGAAAATGGCGGAATCTCTCGTGGACTATATTCTGGCCATTGTTGAAGCAACACGTCGTTCCGATCTTTTTAACCTGGGGGTCAGCACCCGCGGCACAACCTATTTATACCGGGCTGTTCAGGCGCTTGCGTTTGTTGAAGGCCGGTCGTATGGGATTCCGGATGATGTTAAACGCCTTGTTCCTCTCGTCTTTTCTCACCGGGTGATTCTAAACCGGGAAAATTCGACAAAAGACAAAAGATTTGACTCTCACCCGATTTATACCATTTTACAGGGAATTCCTGTCCCGTTATAACAAGAGAAGCAACCGGCTTAGCCGGTGCTGAACGTGGGGTTCGGGGGTATTGAGAGTGTTTTTCTCGAAGGCCCCTGAATATGAATATGAAGCCTCTTAAACTTTCTTTCAGGTCAAGATCTCTGGTCGTAACCTCTTTAGGGACCCGTTTCATTTTTTTAATGCTGGCTATCGGGATTGCCGCGATCAATACCGGAAATAATCTTCTTTATTTGCTTCTTGCCATGATGCTAAGCCTTGTGGTGATTTCGGGAATTTTGTCTGAAGCATGTCTCAATCGACTCCGTTTTAAGCGGTTTCTTCCGGAGGCCATTTATGCGGGCATACCCGCTCACATCAGGCTGGTGATCTATAACGATAAGACCTTCGTCCCATCCTTTTCGCTTCATGTTAAAGATTCTCTCGAAGGGTTTTCAGACGCCGTGATAAGGGATAAATACTTCTTCAAACTTCCTCCATTAACTTTTCAAGAACGGACGTATACCATTTTTTTCAGTAAGCGGGGTGTTTTCCCTCTTCGGGGTGTTTCTTTTTCGACGCGTTTCCCTTTTGGCGTTTTCTTAAAGAGCAGGGAGGAAGAGGAGGCTAACCTGACACAACTCGTGGTTTTTCCGAGAACCTTTAGAGTTTCTTCCCCGGGAAAGGAATTCGCCAATCGCCGGGGCGCGCCAATGGTCCTGCGAAAAGGCCAAAGCAGTTCGCTTCACCAGGTCCGTTCCTATTTACCCGGGGACGACGCGAGATTTATTCATTGGAAAATTTCCGCCAAGAAAAACAAGCTTATGGTGCGTGAATACGAAGATGAGGAAGAAAAGGAAATAGCGATAAGGCTTTCCAATACGCTCGGCGGTCTCCCTTCAAAAGAGGTTTTGGACCGGTTTGAAAAAGGAATTGAGCTTGCGGCTTCATTTTCACGTCATTATATTGAGCGAGGCTATCAGGTTTCACTTTTTTCAGATCAAAACCGCCTTCCACCAGGGAAGGGCTCATTCCATCTGAAGGAAATTCTAACGTTTCTGGCCTTTCTCAAAATCAGCCATCAAAAGGAGCCTCTTTTCAGTTTCAGAGAGGCCGCAGTTCCCACCATTTTCATTTCACCTCTCCAGCCGGTTCAACTTAACGAATGGGCTAATTTTAAGGTTTTTCGGCCCGAAGACATTGACAGACTTGCTTATTGGGAGCCGGAATGAAATTTAGAACCTCTTTTTTACTTTCGGTCCATTTGATGGCATTGGCGAGCGTTCAGGCCCTGATTCAAACCAATGAGCTCCCCGTTGTTTTTTCGGTTTTCATGGTATTGGTCATTTTGTTCAGCTTCGTCCTGAATCTCAGATATAAAACGCTCTATTTTCCAAAAATCGTCATCAATTCCGCTATTTTATCCGCGTTTATCCTTTTTGTTATTGATGGGGTGATGGTTTCAAAGAACCTTTTATTGGCCAGCGCTCATTTTCTAAATCTTTTGTTAGTCATAAAACTTTTTACCTTGAAGCGTTCGAAAGATTACATCCAGCTCTTTTTGGTCAGTTTTCTTCAAATTCTTGCCGCATCGGCGCTGAACAGCCATCTCTCTTTTGCCTTTTCCCTTCTTTCTTATTTAATGGTGGCGACCTGGGGAATGATTTTGTATCAGATGAAGGCGGAAATCGAGGAGAGAAATCGTTTATATGGATTTCGCCAGGGGGTGATGGTTCCGGAGACCTTTGAATCCGAGGAGGTGATCACCCTTCCTTTTTTTCTTACGACCGTAGGGGTAGGGCTTTTTTCATTTTGTTTTACGGTTCTTATTTTTTTTATCATTCCCAGAGTGGGAACCGGATTCCTCCAAAAAAAAGAGGGTGAGGAGATTCGGACCACGGGTTTCTCGGAACGAGTCGATTTTGGCAAGATGGCGCCGGTAAAACTTGACCCCACTGTTGTGATGCGGGTTTTATTATCGCCGGCCGGCCGGAAAATTTATATCAAAGGGGCTTCATTTAATGTCTATGATGGGACAGCCTGGAGAAATACCCTTCTTATGAAACGGTCTTTTTCGGCCGGTGAAGCGATTTTTCAGGAGCCGGTCGTCAGAGTCTCCGGCGAAGAGCCCGTTCCGGCCACCGAGATCTTTCAGGAATATATTATTGAACCGATGGATACATTAGCTCTATTTGCCGTGGCTCAGCCCCTTCGTTTAGAGGCTCCCTTTAACCATTTCACAGTCGACGAAATGGGAAACCTTTCCCTGCAGTTTTCTTTTGGATTTAAATTATCTTACAGGGTTTCCTCGCTGATTTCCGTTCTTTCCGCGGGAGATAAACGAATAAAAAAACCCGAGCTTCCTAAAAAGGGGGGAGGCCTGACTTATCTTGAATTTACTTTTTCTGAAAAAGAACGACTCATTCAGCTGGCGCGATCCGTCACGAATTCCTCTCAAACTGTTTTTGAAACAGTTCAATCGATTGAGAGGTATTTGAAGGAAAATTATGCGTATTCGCTTAACGTCACGCCCTCAAAAAATCACGCGCCAATCGAGGATTTTCTATTTTACCAGAAAAAGGGATATTGTGAACACTTTGCGACAGCGATGGTTTTAATGTTGCGGAGCCTTGGCATTCCTTCCCGCCTGGCGACCGGTTTTTTCCCGGAAGAATGGAACCCCTACGGAAACTATTACACGGTGCGGCAAAGTGACGCCCATGCGTGGGTTGAAGTCTATTTTCCTCAAAGCGGATGGATTACTTTTGATCCAACGCCTTCGGCTCCCTTTAAACCAATGGCGGCCTCCTTTTCCGCCCAGATCAAAAAAAATCTTCTTCCGCTTGAACAATTTATGGATGCCCTGAAAATGAAGTGGGACCGATATGTCATCCATTACTCGATGAAGGATCAACTTGAAATGGCCGGAGAGGTCCAAAAAAAGGGAACCCTGACAGGAGAGTTTCTTAAAAATGAAACTGAGGCGTTTGTAAAGGGATTGGCCCGATTTAAAAAACATGCTAAATTGACGTTTGGTTTTTTCTCCGTAGCGCTTTTGATTGGAATAACGTTAAAGCTATTTCTTTTTTTGCGTAAAAGATTTAATCATAGAGCCGATCAAAAAGAGATGATTTCGTTTTATCCGGGTTTACTCCGAATTCTTTCCCGGCACCGCCTACACAAGAGCCCGTATCAAACACCGTATGAATTTCTAAGAGAATCTTCAGACACCTTATGCCGAATCGGGAATCCCTTTTTTCATGGAGCGGAATGGTTAACTCATCTATATTACAGGATCAGCTTTGGAGGGGCGACGCCTTCAGAGGAAGAAAAAACGAAGACGAAAGAGATTTTACAAAATCTTAGAGAATACGTCCCCCCTTCACATTCCACCTAGTGTGTTTCGTTGATCCGGTCCTTTAATTTCCAGACCGTTAAAATTTAATGTTGTTTGTTCTAAAAACTCAGGGATTGTTTTTCCAGTTCTTCCGACAGCTCGTTCGATAGAATAGATTTAGCCATTGGGAAAAGGAGCTGATCTTCCCTGGTGAGGTGCGTGGAAAGAATGCGCATCAATTTATATCCGTGATTGCTCATTTCTTTAATTTTTTCAGGAGGTTTATTCTCTCCCAGGTTTTTGACTTCGGCAATGGTCGCAATAAAAAGGTCGCGGGCCTTTTTGGACTCGGCATGTTCGTCCGTTAATGTTTGAAGTGTTTGTTTCGATATTTTTTCACGGAGGGCGGGGAACAATAGATCGTCTTCAATCTTTTCATGCCGGGTGAGTTCTTTTTCGAGATCATTAGAAACCGTGAGAAGCGTCTCCAGGCTCTGTTTCGCTTTTAACAGAGCGGCTGGCAGCTGGTTGACTATTTTGATAATCCGCTTGTGGTCCTCTTCCAGATGCTTAACAATGTCCATTTGTCATTCTCCTGATCTATTTAAATTCAGGGGCCCGTGTGGTTTCACTTCGTGAAATCCTCCGATGCCCCCGAACCCCGCGCTCCGCTCGGTCTAACTACGACCATTCCAAAGTCCGTCACTGGCAAAGCCGGTTGCTTCACTTATTTCGAAGCATCATGTTCTTTGATATATTGATACGCGGCAATGAGTTTTCTCAGTCTTGGCTCCTGGCTCCGGTCTCCCCCTCTTGAATCAGGATGAAATTCTTTTGCCATTTTCCGGAACGTAGCGGTAACGGTTTTTAAAGAGGTGCCTGGTTCCAGATTAAACAGGGCAAAGGCTTCCGCATGGGAGTGAATTTCACCGTTTTGCGCCGGGAGCGTTTGTTCTCCCTGCGAAAACCGGAAAAAATCAAGTAGGCTGATTCGCGGCCTTCTTCGCCTTCTCGGTCTTTGTCTTAATTCGGCTTCGATTTCCTCAAACCGGTCTTCCAGGAAAAAAAGCCGCGTTTCGAATTGTTTCAGCTTGTCGCGTGTAAACGCTCCCTCAAATTCCTCCTCAAGCCTGATTAATCCCTTTGAAATCCTTTCAAAATGTTCTTCAGCTTGAAAAAAGCTGTCCATCTGTATCGAGTCGATATTATCCAGGGCAAAATCGAGGGTTTCCCGAATATTTTCCTTAAGCTCCTGAAGAATCTTGCAGATCTCCGCTCGATGTTTTTCAGTGTAATCCATAATGACTTCAAATCAAACCCTGACGGGGGCGGGAATCCACGTTGAAATTCAGAACCTTTAATACTATACTCCTTGACGGAGGTCTAAATCAAAGGGAAACAGGGAGAAATATGATCGCAATTGATATGCATGTTCATCCGGGAACGAGGGAATATCTGGTTGATGCCGGAGGCCGTTATATGGAGAATGCTCTGAAGTATTTCCGGCAGAAAACTGAGCCGGTTTCGGTCGACGACATGGCCGCGTATTATAAAAAAATCGATATGATGGGGGTCGTTCTGGCCTGGGATGCTGAAACCCATACGGGACTTCCTGCGGTAACAAACGATTATATTGCGGGTATGGTTAAGCGTTATCCCGGGGTCTTTATTGGATTTGGGAGCGTTGATCCATGGAAAGGAAAATTGGCCGTATTTGAAGCTGAACGTGCCGTTTGCGAATTAAAATTAAAGGGATTAAAGTTTCATCCGATTTGTCAGGGTTTTTACCCCAATGAACGAAGGTTTTATCCTTTATGGGAAACCTGCGCTTCGTTGAAGATTCCGGTATTGTTTCATACCGGCACCACCGGGGTGGGAGCTGGTGTGCCGGGGGGGGACGGCCTGCAGTTAAAATATGGTCAGCCCATTCCCTATCTTGATGATATTGCCGCAGATTTCCCAAATTTGACCATCATAGGCGCTCACCCTTCATTTCCCTGGCAGGACGAAATGTTGGCGGTTGCTGTGCATAAAACAAATGTTTATATCGATCTTTCGGGTTGGTCTCCAAAATATTTTTCCCCGGCGTTAATCCAATATTCCAATTCTATTCTGCAGGATCGGGTTCTTTTTGGGTCAGATTATCCTTTTCTGACCCCTGAAAGGTGGATGGAAGATTTTGAAAAAGCGGGGTTTAAGCCACAGGTTCGTGAAAAAATATTGCTCCTTAACGCCAAAAGGTTGCTTCAGCTTCCTTAAAATCAATTTAAAAATTTAGAACTCAATACAACAATAGTGGTTTAAAAAACTGAAAATATGGGGATAGTCTTATGAGTAAAATGGGAAGGAAAAATTTGTCATGGGTCACATTGATCGTTTTTTTCGTTATAGCGATGGTTCCTCTACTGATGTTCGTGGGTTGCGGAAGCTCCAGCAGCAATACAGGAACGGGTACGGTCTCTGGCGTTATTACCGATTCTAGCGGCGCGCCGATTGGAGGAGCGACGGTGGTTGCTGGAACCAGCTCTCCTACCGCTATAACCGATAAAGACGGGAATTTCACAATTGCCGGAGTCCCAAGCGGTACGGTTTCCATCAACGCAATATCCCCCGGGTATAATACGAATAATTTCACAGTGGTTGTGTTTGATAATACGACCACGACGATCTACCATCCGATCCATTTGCCGGATATAGATGATTTTGGCAATGCCCCCATGATGACTAACGCTGGCGCACCGTTCAGCGGTGGCGTTTTTGCGGTCACAGCGACCATTAACGCAACAACCAGTTGTCTTATAACCTGTACAATCGTCGATGCGAGAGCGGAGTTAGTCGGTTATGGCGTGGGTACCGTATTAAATGGCAGCGGATCAACCTATACGGGGACGATCACGTTACCTGCCAGTTTTGTCGGTCCTTCCGCACTCATCAAGATTTTTGCGATAGATAACATGGGAAGAGTGGGAGCAACGCTTGTCGTGGTCCCGGTTCCAGGCGCCTCCGGTTCAGGGAATTTTACCGCTTCGACCATTAATGGAAATTGGGGCGGTAGTGCAGAGTACCACCGGGCTGCTTTTGGGGGAAGTGATCGAGTGGGAGATAAAAGGAGGGCTAACCTGAGCTTTACGATGACTCCGGGTGGAAACGTGACGGGAAAATCTGCAATCGTCGATTTGGAGAGGTATTTTGCGGGTTCCACATGGAGTGTGATTACCAGCAGTTTCAATGGGACTTCAACCCTTATTGATGCAAATCTGGGTATCTATCAGATGACTTCATCCTATGCTCTAAGCACAAATCGAACCCTTAACTTGACCATGACGGGTAAACTCAATTCCGCTACGAGTCCCTCTTATTTTGTTGGATATTTCCAGGCTACGATCACGGATACGACTCATCCGGCCGTTAATATCTTTGGACATTTCGAACTGGATAAGAATTTGACCTGGGCGACCTCGGACCTGGCTGCCAATTGGGTCTGGTCATCGTTTATTAGAACCAGTTCATTTAATTTAACCTATACCAATCCCTTCCAATATAACAGCGCCTTTACGTTAAACGGAACCGGAGATATCACACCGGCGGGTACGGGTGAAGAAACGTTATACGCGACTACCAATACTCTCGGCACCTCGACGCCCATTACAGTCATTGATCCCAGCCTTGGGATATTCCATGGGGTGATGTACTCTTCGACCTATGGCACGAATAGATCCGTCACGGGATTACTTGGACCGGCAAAAAAACATGTATTGGGGTTTGAAGTTACTTCAAAAGCCAACGAAACAGCCTATGGAACCTTCTGGGGAAGCAAAATTGCCACGCCTCCTCACTATGCCGCTGCCGATTTTGCTGAAAAGCGGCATGATGGAGCGTTGATCAATTCAATCTGGAGAGGATTTTATTATGTCACTGGATCCAATCACACGAATGCGATCTGTTACTTGAGTTTGTGGATGAATCCCTCTGGAAATGTGGTTGGCGGAAAGATATCATCACTATGGGGGTCCTGTCCTTCGGTGACCCGGTTCACAGGTGGAAGCCTCAGTTTTGCTGATACTACGGATGGACGGGTAAGCGGCAGTGCTACAGACGGTTCCACCACGTTTACCATTGCACCGACAAGCCCCAGAAATGCCTCCATGGGAGTTTACAAAGAAAGGCTGGTAGGGGATTTTTCAGTCAATAATGGCGGAACCGATACTGGATTTTTCTTCCTGGCCAGGACGTTAATCGAATAGAAATATAACCTTGAAGAATATGATTGAAGGGGATCCGGCGGGATCCCCTTCTTATTTAATACGAACAGATAAAAAAATCTTTCTTTGAGAATAATACGGGGTAAAGGTTATATTTTATTGTTACCTATCACCCAAGGTTACAATCTCCTATAAGAAATAATCCTTCCTGAAAAGTGAACGTAGACGTCAAGAGACCTAAAGCAGCTTAACGGAATATCCCTCCTAAGAATTTTCTTTTGGCTATCCTTAAATTTCTATTATATGTTTCTTAAGGAATTGTTCTACTCAATGATCGATTCAATTAAATTTTTGTTAATCGAAATGAAGGAGATTTTCTCTGAACCGCCGTTGATACTCACATCGGTTAAATTAATGAACATTTTCGCTTCGTCATTTAAGAGATCAGATACCCTTTTCCTTATGGCTGGAACATAAATATTTCCAAAATATGTTGCGCTCTGCGTGCGAACTGTAACAAGGATTTTCTTCGTATCTCCCATGGAAACTTTTGACATCTTTTAATCTCCTTTTTTTATCCGTCACCTTATTTAACGGATAAAAGCGGTTTTGATAAAGAGAACGCCCCCTTTGAAAATCTACTTCCGTTTTCTCTGGGTACGGGTTCTTT
Above is a window of Nitrospirota bacterium DNA encoding:
- a CDS encoding dephospho-CoA kinase; protein product: MRKNQKDSVIKVGLTGGVASGKSTIAKMFKTLGAEIIDADKIARQVVEKGMPAYRRIVKTFGIECLNKKGGIDRPHLGKIVFSDPEKRKILNAIVHPEVFKMQKKEEKAIRGGNSDAVIIFDVPLLMETGSHLNMDKVVLVKVDKDVQVNRLMTRNHLSKKESLTRIRAQMPFYKKKKLADYVIDGGAARAEIRKRVKTIYDEIKKTALKNR
- a CDS encoding hemerythrin domain-containing protein; amino-acid sequence: MDIVKHLEEDHKRIIKIVNQLPAALLKAKQSLETLLTVSNDLEKELTRHEKIEDDLLFPALREKISKQTLQTLTDEHAESKKARDLFIATIAEVKNLGENKPPEKIKEMSNHGYKLMRILSTHLTREDQLLFPMAKSILSNELSEELEKQSLSF
- a CDS encoding carboxypeptidase regulatory-like domain-containing protein, with the translated sequence MSKMGRKNLSWVTLIVFFVIAMVPLLMFVGCGSSSSNTGTGTVSGVITDSSGAPIGGATVVAGTSSPTAITDKDGNFTIAGVPSGTVSINAISPGYNTNNFTVVVFDNTTTTIYHPIHLPDIDDFGNAPMMTNAGAPFSGGVFAVTATINATTSCLITCTIVDARAELVGYGVGTVLNGSGSTYTGTITLPASFVGPSALIKIFAIDNMGRVGATLVVVPVPGASGSGNFTASTINGNWGGSAEYHRAAFGGSDRVGDKRRANLSFTMTPGGNVTGKSAIVDLERYFAGSTWSVITSSFNGTSTLIDANLGIYQMTSSYALSTNRTLNLTMTGKLNSATSPSYFVGYFQATITDTTHPAVNIFGHFELDKNLTWATSDLAANWVWSSFIRTSSFNLTYTNPFQYNSAFTLNGTGDITPAGTGEETLYATTNTLGTSTPITVIDPSLGIFHGVMYSSTYGTNRSVTGLLGPAKKHVLGFEVTSKANETAYGTFWGSKIATPPHYAAADFAEKRHDGALINSIWRGFYYVTGSNHTNAICYLSLWMNPSGNVVGGKISSLWGSCPSVTRFTGGSLSFADTTDGRVSGSATDGSTTFTIAPTSPRNASMGVYKERLVGDFSVNNGGTDTGFFFLARTLIE
- a CDS encoding MoxR family ATPase, yielding MSIDKRIGLLVENIEKIVTGKAEAVKMAIVTLLAKGHLLIEDVPGVGKTTLAEALSRSIDCSFKRIQFTSDLLPSDILGVSIYNQQKHQFEFTPGPIFSNIILADEINRTTPKTQSCLLESMSEAKVSIENKTFSLPQPFMVVATQNPIEYQGTYPLPESQLDRFLLCLTMGYPSKQDEKKILISQIFSHPVDHLKPVLTSRDVLELQERVLEVKMAESLVDYILAIVEATRRSDLFNLGVSTRGTTYLYRAVQALAFVEGRSYGIPDDVKRLVPLVFSHRVILNRENSTKDKRFDSHPIYTILQGIPVPL
- a CDS encoding DUF3488 domain-containing protein is translated as MKFRTSFLLSVHLMALASVQALIQTNELPVVFSVFMVLVILFSFVLNLRYKTLYFPKIVINSAILSAFILFVIDGVMVSKNLLLASAHFLNLLLVIKLFTLKRSKDYIQLFLVSFLQILAASALNSHLSFAFSLLSYLMVATWGMILYQMKAEIEERNRLYGFRQGVMVPETFESEEVITLPFFLTTVGVGLFSFCFTVLIFFIIPRVGTGFLQKKEGEEIRTTGFSERVDFGKMAPVKLDPTVVMRVLLSPAGRKIYIKGASFNVYDGTAWRNTLLMKRSFSAGEAIFQEPVVRVSGEEPVPATEIFQEYIIEPMDTLALFAVAQPLRLEAPFNHFTVDEMGNLSLQFSFGFKLSYRVSSLISVLSAGDKRIKKPELPKKGGGLTYLEFTFSEKERLIQLARSVTNSSQTVFETVQSIERYLKENYAYSLNVTPSKNHAPIEDFLFYQKKGYCEHFATAMVLMLRSLGIPSRLATGFFPEEWNPYGNYYTVRQSDAHAWVEVYFPQSGWITFDPTPSAPFKPMAASFSAQIKKNLLPLEQFMDALKMKWDRYVIHYSMKDQLEMAGEVQKKGTLTGEFLKNETEAFVKGLARFKKHAKLTFGFFSVALLIGITLKLFLFLRKRFNHRADQKEMISFYPGLLRILSRHRLHKSPYQTPYEFLRESSDTLCRIGNPFFHGAEWLTHLYYRISFGGATPSEEEKTKTKEILQNLREYVPPSHST
- a CDS encoding DUF58 domain-containing protein — its product is MKPLKLSFRSRSLVVTSLGTRFIFLMLAIGIAAINTGNNLLYLLLAMMLSLVVISGILSEACLNRLRFKRFLPEAIYAGIPAHIRLVIYNDKTFVPSFSLHVKDSLEGFSDAVIRDKYFFKLPPLTFQERTYTIFFSKRGVFPLRGVSFSTRFPFGVFLKSREEEEANLTQLVVFPRTFRVSSPGKEFANRRGAPMVLRKGQSSSLHQVRSYLPGDDARFIHWKISAKKNKLMVREYEDEEEKEIAIRLSNTLGGLPSKEVLDRFEKGIELAASFSRHYIERGYQVSLFSDQNRLPPGKGSFHLKEILTFLAFLKISHQKEPLFSFREAAVPTIFISPLQPVQLNEWANFKVFRPEDIDRLAYWEPE
- a CDS encoding amidohydrolase, translated to MIAIDMHVHPGTREYLVDAGGRYMENALKYFRQKTEPVSVDDMAAYYKKIDMMGVVLAWDAETHTGLPAVTNDYIAGMVKRYPGVFIGFGSVDPWKGKLAVFEAERAVCELKLKGLKFHPICQGFYPNERRFYPLWETCASLKIPVLFHTGTTGVGAGVPGGDGLQLKYGQPIPYLDDIAADFPNLTIIGAHPSFPWQDEMLAVAVHKTNVYIDLSGWSPKYFSPALIQYSNSILQDRVLFGSDYPFLTPERWMEDFEKAGFKPQVREKILLLNAKRLLQLP